The following are encoded together in the Perca flavescens isolate YP-PL-M2 chromosome 22, PFLA_1.0, whole genome shotgun sequence genome:
- the LOC114549374 gene encoding xin actin-binding repeat-containing protein 1 isoform X1, with the protein MSALYLSKVVPQGSTHSFLKPAQGQLSESGKRVKPAKDPMIRTLLCSSKMAEDQRGKDDLSLPSSVRHQPAPKDIPQSMPSQLLKEKLYQQRQKCELRRLLKHTHPELKMLDEVVDEELAEVLRSETELTAGETGYEGEVLSRCLIFENCALSNKVSPYTSKMHKAEGMVERDDVSKTLAVFKEHEESPGNESDKGIMEDEKTLGSSPDPNRECEEEMIRIDVKATRRLFESKSVNTYKPNPDRFEAKVSLSGDETEAVQKLKKEFEMCTKENLHSENKSNACSTSLGMTDQANKQSPCVHIIGQSTDYELYGREEVSRGETVFEGEPTSLSDPEEFRKIIRTSAALFQNNPFIPTNIEREHSFVHTSKSQSPAENTGATQDYLIANVKNRAHLFESMPFDKIRHQDKDEIETMVVNIKETLNFLYHVNAIHSDGSIIEVNETMIAKKAKFTLSESGPKIKYDEVAEGGAQNFLLQLLPRANLKPQITYLKEGSKGSMAATVVNVPVHQHHFTTNQDTEFKTANVVQLVEDILNQDNSLRKGVIIQEDADRCAEVIVYSLYNYFDEVDVKMYCPPQGAEYDEPEPERGDVSKADYQELRKGVIESTISCLLETPKDQTSQGSIRPEITIKGNVKLFKSCIEKGDLEYLKTLQPEPTVQEQQLTPNQNVPGQGLELHHEQRGDKFEESNSEWVPVDVKRLKNMFSGDQRPTQLKQNVCENCAQSTTISSAFTAQNVSLGKSRSSTGCIYVQVKNSCRKCGGKTQEVRNSILAPQGSYLHLDTQDDDRVHQAELVEVVDDNDEISKFQTAIHSLRQATIEAKSLHHSSQEKQKILVRKPVVSDTSGDIKHLRTDAELPQENEDQKRDTCTETTWDELPSTSNITSEHKSDCQHEDTETCCEDTNSEAVQTIETCSKMGQQGPEVVQKYFQAAMVSVHSAETTTAQPEDEEVVFHGKLQAALDSLERSNINVSRGDFRAAMIYRSVSKPHKERSQNVDVMSVQKPTKEEVCHVTEPKSIQAPLTHEVSKEQVTAANAARPSQSETLNKPATSAVSEKSRRSVGEKPAIPPKPEHLKVKQRDIQSINTKNLEATQTNTVEPKETVPQRMEITSMSHKDELKQGLFKINTGADSGPDSVEHQINKLFDEATQMAKETEVRDQVRGSVVILESDNSDKNIIKRQQEIKATAEEKSPQDFPIKENMNETDESHVDFHEACKKFGGKKAFSAKNAPVKPKRVKIAQRDNKNPKPMSGDNSSIFTHVVEEPKLTLIDPSCNNPNTCGQAADSKDKYEKEIKQEGKVEMRGKKGRTETEDERRQRLSVHMDEILRGNITAAMEIFDNLRKQEELQSILSQVEEVEQDTSEVDVRSLRGVFENVPDWVVSSNKKKLKKTKVESKEERLPLTRDNTESKSSMAHVFGDLERASEEIMNLKEQTLARLMDIEEAIKKALYSVSTLKSDSDIAGLSCLFKESLGTEQGSPSFGSISKISIGSSRTKSLQTLENPTIQGNTALPVSQGTRIEVAPAKQRASPPSSPAFISIQSAAKKTDKKEVPPPKTTICQTCQHSPKTEEKFRTTKTLTCNSPAQNRKRDPRKAGQTQSSYNPKRELSVLEVQTDPEGNTKTVTENYERTDDLGNRFYSSKTSTVVTAQPDTTTSTSQAVVSPAMYQVTKYPEVLLPINQKP; encoded by the exons ATGTCCGCTCTCTATCTGTCCAAGGTGGTACCTCAGGGTTCAACACACAGCTTTTTAAAACCG GCACAAGGTCAGTTATCTGAATCTGGGAAAAGAGTCAAACCAGCCAAG GACCCAATGATAAGAACATTACTTTGTTCTTCCAAGATGGCCGAAGACCAAAGAGGGAAAGATGACCTCTCTCTACCTTCTTCAGTCAGACATCAGCCAGCACCAAAAGACATCCCACAGTCTATGCCTTCCCAACTTTTGAAAGAAAAGCTATACCAACAGCGGCAGAAATGTGAGCTGAGAAGGCTCCTGaagcacacacacccagagCTGAAGATGTTAGATGAAGTTGTGGATGAAGAGCTTGCTGAGGTTTTGCGCTCAGAGACTGAGCTGACAGCTGGTGAAACTGGATACGAGGGAGAGGTCCTTTCAAGATGCTTGATATTTGAGAACTGTGCCCTGAGTAACAAAGTATCTCCTTACACCTCTAAGATGCACAAGGCAGAGGGAATGGTGGAAAGAGACGATGTCAGTAAAACATTAGCTGTGTTTAAGGAACATGAAGAGAGTCCTGGTAATGAAAGTGATAAAGGGATCATGGAGGATGAGAAAACGCTTGGGTCTAGTCCAGATCCTAATAGAGAGTGTGAGGAGGAGATGATAAGAATAGATGTTAAGGCTACTAGAAGGTTATTTGAGAGTAAATCTGTGAACACATACAAACCTAATCCAGATAGGTTTGAGGCAAAAGTTTCTCTTTCTGGCGATGAGACAGAGGCAgtccaaaaactaaaaaaggagTTTGAAATGTGTACCAAAGAGAATCTGCATAGCGAAAACAAAAGCAATGCATGTTCTACAAGTCTTGGCATGACGGATCAGGCCAATAAACAAAGCCCATGTGTTCATATCATTGGTCAAAGCACTGACTATGAGTTGTATGGTAGGGAAGAAGTTTCTAGAGGTGAAACAGTCTTTGAGGGTGAGCCTACAAGCCTTTCTGATCCAGAAGAATTTAGGAAAATAATCAGAACAAGTGCGGCACTTTTCCAAAACAACCCATTTATCCCAACAAACATAGAAAGAGAGCATTCCTTTGTGCATACATCAAAATCTCAAAGCCCAGCAGAAAACACTGGGGCAACTCAGGACTATCTGATAGCTAATGTCAAGAACAGAGCCCACTTGTTTGAATCAATGCCATTTGACAAAATTAGGCATCAGGACAAGGACGAAATTGAGACAATGGTGGTGAACATCAAGGAAACACTGAATTTTCTTTATCATGTCAATGCCATACATTCAGATGGCTCAATCATTGAGGTGAACGAGACAATGATAGCCAAAAAGGCCAAATTCACACTATCAGAGAGTGGgcctaaaataaaatatgacgAGGTGGCTGAAGGTGGTGCACAAAACTTCCTACTCCAGTTGCTACCACGAGCAAACCTAAAGCCTCAGATCACTTACCTAAAGGAGGGTAGTAAAGGAAGCATGGCAGCCACAGTGGTGAATGTACCCGTGCACCAGCATCACTTCACTACCAACCAAGATACAGAGTTTAAAACTGCCAATGTGGTTCAGCTTGTTGAGGATATTCTCAATCAAGATAACTCTCTGCGGAAGGGAGTGATTATCCAGGAGGATGCGGATAGATGTGCTGAAGTCATTGTTTACTCCCTCTACAATTATTTTGATGAGGTTGATGTGAAAATGTATTGTCCCCCTCAAGGTGCAGAGTATGATGAACCAGAGCCAGAAAGAGGTGATGTGAGTAAAGCAGACTatcaagaactaagaaaagggGTTATTGAATCAACCATAAGCTGCCTTCTAGAAACTCCCAAAGATCAAACTAGCCAAGGATCCATAAGGCCTGAAATCACAATTAAAGGGAATGTAAAATTGTTTAAGAGTTGTATTGAAAAAGGAGATTTAGAGTATTTGAAAACTCTTCAGCCTGAACCAACAGTGCAAGAACAACAACTCACTCCTAACCAAAATGTGCCTGGACAAGGCCTTGAACTTCATCATGAACAGAGAGGTGATAAATTTGAGGAGAGTAATTCAGAATGGGTCCCAGTGGATGTAAAGAGACTAAAAAACATGTTCTCTGGAGATCAAAGACCAACCCAACTAAAGCAAAATGTATGTGAAAATTGTGCTCAATCTACCACCATTTCTTCTGCATTCACAGCTCAAAATGTGTCACTTGGAAAGAGCCGGTCCTCTACAGGATGCATTTATGTGCAAGTAAAGAATAGCTGTAGGAAGTGTGGTGGCAAAACACAAGAAGTACGTAATTCTATACTTGCACCACAGGGATCATACCTACATCTTGATACACAGGACGATGACAGGGTCCACCAGGCTGAATTAGTCGAGGTGGTAGATGACAATGACGAGATCTCTAAATTCCAAACTGCAATACATAGTCTCCGACAGGCCACAATAGAGGCCAAATCTTTGCATCACTCATcacaagaaaaacagaaaattctTGTTCGAAAACCTGTTGTCTCAGATACCTCAGGTGATATTAAACACTTAAGAACAGATGCAGAATTACCTCAAGAAAATGAGGACCAGAAAAGGGACACATGCACTGAGACAACATGGGATGAACTCCCATCAACCTCAAACATCACCTCAGAACATAAATCAGACTGCCAACACGAGGATACAGAGACATGCTGTGAAGACACTAATTCTGAAGCAGTACAAACTATtgagacatgcagcaaaatgGGTCAACAAGGCCCAGAGGTGGTCCAGAAATACTTTCAAGCTGCGATGGTGTCTGTACATAGTGCAGAAACAACCACTGCACAGCCAGAAGATGAGGAAGTTGTCTTTCACGGTAAACTTCAAGCAGCTTTGGATTCCCTGGAAAGATCCAATATCAATGTCAGTAGAGGAGATTTCAGAGCAGCTATGATATACAGAAGTGTGTCCAAACCTCACAAAGAAAGATCACAAAATGTGGATGTGATGTCTGTGCAAAAGCCGACTAAGGAGGAGGTTTGTCACGTGACTGAACCTAAATCAATTCAAGCACCACTGACACATGAGGTCTCCAAAGAACAAGTGACTGCAGCAAATGCGGCGCGCCCAAGCCAAAGTGAAACTCTAAATAAACCAGCTACAAGCGCTGTCTCAGAGAAAAGCAGAAGGTCTGTTGGTGAAAAACCAGCCATCCCACCTAAACCTGAGCATTTAAAAGTGAAACAAAGAGACATTCAATCAATCAACACAAAGAATCTTGAGGCAACCCAAACTAATACTGTGGAACCCAAAGAGACAGTTCCTCAACGAATGGAAATTACATCGATGTCACATAAGGATGAACTTAAGCAAGGCCTGTTCAAAATTAACACTGGTGCAGACTCAGGGCCTGATTCAGTGGAACATCAAATAAATAAGCTTTTTGATGAAGCTACACAGATGGCTAAGGAAACTGAAGTAAGGGATCAAGTCCGAGGTTCAGTCGTCATCTTGGAAAGTGATAACTCAGATAAGAATATCATTAAGCGACAACAGGAGATAAAAGCCACAGCAGAAGAGAAAAGCCCCCAGGATTTCCCAATCAAAGAGAATATGAATGAAACCGATGAAAGCCATGTAGATTTTCATGAAGCATGTAAGAAATTTGGAGGTAAAAAGGCATTTTCAGCAAAAAATGCTCCTGTAAAGCCAAAAAGAGTAAAAATTGCCCAGCGTGACAATAAAAACCCAAAACCCATGTCTGGAGATAATTCCTCAATTTTCACACATGTGGTTGAGGAACCAAAACTAACTCTTATTGATCCATCGTGCAATAATCCAAACACCTGTGGACAAGCTGCTGACAGCAAAGACAAGTAcgaaaaagaaattaaacaagaaGGCAAAGTTGAGATGAGGGGAAAGAAAGGACGAACCGAGACAGAGGATGAACGCCGACAGCGTCTGTCAGTTCACATGGATGAGATCTTAAGAGGGAACATAACGGCAGCCATGGAAATCTTTGACAACTTACGAAAGCAGGAGGAACTTCAGAGTATTCTTAGTCAAGTTGAAGAAGTTGAACAGGATACGAGCGAGGTTGATGTAAGGTCTCTGAGGGGAGTCTTTGAGAACGTCCCTGACTGGGTTGTCAGctcaaataaaaagaaactaaaaaagACTAAAGTAGAAAGCAAAGAAGAGAGGTTGCCATTAACGAGAGACAACACTGAAAGCAAGTCCTCAATGGCACATGTTTTTGGAGATCTTGAGCGAGCCAGTGAAGAAATCATGAATCTAAAAGAACAGACTTTAGCCAGACTTATGGACATAGAGGAAGCCATAAAGAAGGCTCTTTATTCTGTCTCTACCTTGAAATCTGACTCAGATATTGCTGGTTTATCATGCCTGTTCAAAGAGTCATTAGGGACAGAGCAAGGATCCCCATCCTTTGGTAGTATTAGCAAAATTAGCATCGGGTCAAGCAGAACAAAATCACTGCAGACACTGGAAAACCCTACAATACAGGGAAACACAGCTCTGCCAGTTAGCCAAGGTACCAGAATTGAAGTAGCCCCTGCAAAACAACGAGCAAGTCCTCCATCTTCACCTGCCTTCATCTCCATCCAGTCGGCTGCTAAAAAGACGGATAAAAAAGAGGTGCCTCCACCAAAGACCACAATCTGCCAGACATGTCAGCACAGCCCAAAGACAGAGGAGAAATTCCGGACAACTAAAACGCTGACATGCAACAGTCCAGCTCAAAACAGAAAAAGGGATCCCAGAAAAGCAGGTCAAACACAATCCTCTTACAACCCAAAACGAGAGCTCAGTGTACTCGAGGTGCAGACTGACCCTGAGGGGAACACTAAAACAGTCACAGAGAATTATGAGAGGACTGATGACCTTGGGAACCGATTTTACTCTTCCAAAACTTCCACTGTTGTCACTGCTCAGCCAGATACTACGACATCCACAAGTCAGGCAGTGGTAAGTCCGGCTATGTATCAGGTCACCAAGTACCCAGAAGTTCTGCTGCCGATCAATCAGAAACCTTAA
- the LOC114549374 gene encoding xin actin-binding repeat-containing protein 1 isoform X2, whose translation MSALYLSKVVPQGSTHSFLKPAQGQLSESGKRVKPAKMAEDQRGKDDLSLPSSVRHQPAPKDIPQSMPSQLLKEKLYQQRQKCELRRLLKHTHPELKMLDEVVDEELAEVLRSETELTAGETGYEGEVLSRCLIFENCALSNKVSPYTSKMHKAEGMVERDDVSKTLAVFKEHEESPGNESDKGIMEDEKTLGSSPDPNRECEEEMIRIDVKATRRLFESKSVNTYKPNPDRFEAKVSLSGDETEAVQKLKKEFEMCTKENLHSENKSNACSTSLGMTDQANKQSPCVHIIGQSTDYELYGREEVSRGETVFEGEPTSLSDPEEFRKIIRTSAALFQNNPFIPTNIEREHSFVHTSKSQSPAENTGATQDYLIANVKNRAHLFESMPFDKIRHQDKDEIETMVVNIKETLNFLYHVNAIHSDGSIIEVNETMIAKKAKFTLSESGPKIKYDEVAEGGAQNFLLQLLPRANLKPQITYLKEGSKGSMAATVVNVPVHQHHFTTNQDTEFKTANVVQLVEDILNQDNSLRKGVIIQEDADRCAEVIVYSLYNYFDEVDVKMYCPPQGAEYDEPEPERGDVSKADYQELRKGVIESTISCLLETPKDQTSQGSIRPEITIKGNVKLFKSCIEKGDLEYLKTLQPEPTVQEQQLTPNQNVPGQGLELHHEQRGDKFEESNSEWVPVDVKRLKNMFSGDQRPTQLKQNVCENCAQSTTISSAFTAQNVSLGKSRSSTGCIYVQVKNSCRKCGGKTQEVRNSILAPQGSYLHLDTQDDDRVHQAELVEVVDDNDEISKFQTAIHSLRQATIEAKSLHHSSQEKQKILVRKPVVSDTSGDIKHLRTDAELPQENEDQKRDTCTETTWDELPSTSNITSEHKSDCQHEDTETCCEDTNSEAVQTIETCSKMGQQGPEVVQKYFQAAMVSVHSAETTTAQPEDEEVVFHGKLQAALDSLERSNINVSRGDFRAAMIYRSVSKPHKERSQNVDVMSVQKPTKEEVCHVTEPKSIQAPLTHEVSKEQVTAANAARPSQSETLNKPATSAVSEKSRRSVGEKPAIPPKPEHLKVKQRDIQSINTKNLEATQTNTVEPKETVPQRMEITSMSHKDELKQGLFKINTGADSGPDSVEHQINKLFDEATQMAKETEVRDQVRGSVVILESDNSDKNIIKRQQEIKATAEEKSPQDFPIKENMNETDESHVDFHEACKKFGGKKAFSAKNAPVKPKRVKIAQRDNKNPKPMSGDNSSIFTHVVEEPKLTLIDPSCNNPNTCGQAADSKDKYEKEIKQEGKVEMRGKKGRTETEDERRQRLSVHMDEILRGNITAAMEIFDNLRKQEELQSILSQVEEVEQDTSEVDVRSLRGVFENVPDWVVSSNKKKLKKTKVESKEERLPLTRDNTESKSSMAHVFGDLERASEEIMNLKEQTLARLMDIEEAIKKALYSVSTLKSDSDIAGLSCLFKESLGTEQGSPSFGSISKISIGSSRTKSLQTLENPTIQGNTALPVSQGTRIEVAPAKQRASPPSSPAFISIQSAAKKTDKKEVPPPKTTICQTCQHSPKTEEKFRTTKTLTCNSPAQNRKRDPRKAGQTQSSYNPKRELSVLEVQTDPEGNTKTVTENYERTDDLGNRFYSSKTSTVVTAQPDTTTSTSQAVVSPAMYQVTKYPEVLLPINQKP comes from the exons ATGTCCGCTCTCTATCTGTCCAAGGTGGTACCTCAGGGTTCAACACACAGCTTTTTAAAACCG GCACAAGGTCAGTTATCTGAATCTGGGAAAAGAGTCAAACCAGCCAAG ATGGCCGAAGACCAAAGAGGGAAAGATGACCTCTCTCTACCTTCTTCAGTCAGACATCAGCCAGCACCAAAAGACATCCCACAGTCTATGCCTTCCCAACTTTTGAAAGAAAAGCTATACCAACAGCGGCAGAAATGTGAGCTGAGAAGGCTCCTGaagcacacacacccagagCTGAAGATGTTAGATGAAGTTGTGGATGAAGAGCTTGCTGAGGTTTTGCGCTCAGAGACTGAGCTGACAGCTGGTGAAACTGGATACGAGGGAGAGGTCCTTTCAAGATGCTTGATATTTGAGAACTGTGCCCTGAGTAACAAAGTATCTCCTTACACCTCTAAGATGCACAAGGCAGAGGGAATGGTGGAAAGAGACGATGTCAGTAAAACATTAGCTGTGTTTAAGGAACATGAAGAGAGTCCTGGTAATGAAAGTGATAAAGGGATCATGGAGGATGAGAAAACGCTTGGGTCTAGTCCAGATCCTAATAGAGAGTGTGAGGAGGAGATGATAAGAATAGATGTTAAGGCTACTAGAAGGTTATTTGAGAGTAAATCTGTGAACACATACAAACCTAATCCAGATAGGTTTGAGGCAAAAGTTTCTCTTTCTGGCGATGAGACAGAGGCAgtccaaaaactaaaaaaggagTTTGAAATGTGTACCAAAGAGAATCTGCATAGCGAAAACAAAAGCAATGCATGTTCTACAAGTCTTGGCATGACGGATCAGGCCAATAAACAAAGCCCATGTGTTCATATCATTGGTCAAAGCACTGACTATGAGTTGTATGGTAGGGAAGAAGTTTCTAGAGGTGAAACAGTCTTTGAGGGTGAGCCTACAAGCCTTTCTGATCCAGAAGAATTTAGGAAAATAATCAGAACAAGTGCGGCACTTTTCCAAAACAACCCATTTATCCCAACAAACATAGAAAGAGAGCATTCCTTTGTGCATACATCAAAATCTCAAAGCCCAGCAGAAAACACTGGGGCAACTCAGGACTATCTGATAGCTAATGTCAAGAACAGAGCCCACTTGTTTGAATCAATGCCATTTGACAAAATTAGGCATCAGGACAAGGACGAAATTGAGACAATGGTGGTGAACATCAAGGAAACACTGAATTTTCTTTATCATGTCAATGCCATACATTCAGATGGCTCAATCATTGAGGTGAACGAGACAATGATAGCCAAAAAGGCCAAATTCACACTATCAGAGAGTGGgcctaaaataaaatatgacgAGGTGGCTGAAGGTGGTGCACAAAACTTCCTACTCCAGTTGCTACCACGAGCAAACCTAAAGCCTCAGATCACTTACCTAAAGGAGGGTAGTAAAGGAAGCATGGCAGCCACAGTGGTGAATGTACCCGTGCACCAGCATCACTTCACTACCAACCAAGATACAGAGTTTAAAACTGCCAATGTGGTTCAGCTTGTTGAGGATATTCTCAATCAAGATAACTCTCTGCGGAAGGGAGTGATTATCCAGGAGGATGCGGATAGATGTGCTGAAGTCATTGTTTACTCCCTCTACAATTATTTTGATGAGGTTGATGTGAAAATGTATTGTCCCCCTCAAGGTGCAGAGTATGATGAACCAGAGCCAGAAAGAGGTGATGTGAGTAAAGCAGACTatcaagaactaagaaaagggGTTATTGAATCAACCATAAGCTGCCTTCTAGAAACTCCCAAAGATCAAACTAGCCAAGGATCCATAAGGCCTGAAATCACAATTAAAGGGAATGTAAAATTGTTTAAGAGTTGTATTGAAAAAGGAGATTTAGAGTATTTGAAAACTCTTCAGCCTGAACCAACAGTGCAAGAACAACAACTCACTCCTAACCAAAATGTGCCTGGACAAGGCCTTGAACTTCATCATGAACAGAGAGGTGATAAATTTGAGGAGAGTAATTCAGAATGGGTCCCAGTGGATGTAAAGAGACTAAAAAACATGTTCTCTGGAGATCAAAGACCAACCCAACTAAAGCAAAATGTATGTGAAAATTGTGCTCAATCTACCACCATTTCTTCTGCATTCACAGCTCAAAATGTGTCACTTGGAAAGAGCCGGTCCTCTACAGGATGCATTTATGTGCAAGTAAAGAATAGCTGTAGGAAGTGTGGTGGCAAAACACAAGAAGTACGTAATTCTATACTTGCACCACAGGGATCATACCTACATCTTGATACACAGGACGATGACAGGGTCCACCAGGCTGAATTAGTCGAGGTGGTAGATGACAATGACGAGATCTCTAAATTCCAAACTGCAATACATAGTCTCCGACAGGCCACAATAGAGGCCAAATCTTTGCATCACTCATcacaagaaaaacagaaaattctTGTTCGAAAACCTGTTGTCTCAGATACCTCAGGTGATATTAAACACTTAAGAACAGATGCAGAATTACCTCAAGAAAATGAGGACCAGAAAAGGGACACATGCACTGAGACAACATGGGATGAACTCCCATCAACCTCAAACATCACCTCAGAACATAAATCAGACTGCCAACACGAGGATACAGAGACATGCTGTGAAGACACTAATTCTGAAGCAGTACAAACTATtgagacatgcagcaaaatgGGTCAACAAGGCCCAGAGGTGGTCCAGAAATACTTTCAAGCTGCGATGGTGTCTGTACATAGTGCAGAAACAACCACTGCACAGCCAGAAGATGAGGAAGTTGTCTTTCACGGTAAACTTCAAGCAGCTTTGGATTCCCTGGAAAGATCCAATATCAATGTCAGTAGAGGAGATTTCAGAGCAGCTATGATATACAGAAGTGTGTCCAAACCTCACAAAGAAAGATCACAAAATGTGGATGTGATGTCTGTGCAAAAGCCGACTAAGGAGGAGGTTTGTCACGTGACTGAACCTAAATCAATTCAAGCACCACTGACACATGAGGTCTCCAAAGAACAAGTGACTGCAGCAAATGCGGCGCGCCCAAGCCAAAGTGAAACTCTAAATAAACCAGCTACAAGCGCTGTCTCAGAGAAAAGCAGAAGGTCTGTTGGTGAAAAACCAGCCATCCCACCTAAACCTGAGCATTTAAAAGTGAAACAAAGAGACATTCAATCAATCAACACAAAGAATCTTGAGGCAACCCAAACTAATACTGTGGAACCCAAAGAGACAGTTCCTCAACGAATGGAAATTACATCGATGTCACATAAGGATGAACTTAAGCAAGGCCTGTTCAAAATTAACACTGGTGCAGACTCAGGGCCTGATTCAGTGGAACATCAAATAAATAAGCTTTTTGATGAAGCTACACAGATGGCTAAGGAAACTGAAGTAAGGGATCAAGTCCGAGGTTCAGTCGTCATCTTGGAAAGTGATAACTCAGATAAGAATATCATTAAGCGACAACAGGAGATAAAAGCCACAGCAGAAGAGAAAAGCCCCCAGGATTTCCCAATCAAAGAGAATATGAATGAAACCGATGAAAGCCATGTAGATTTTCATGAAGCATGTAAGAAATTTGGAGGTAAAAAGGCATTTTCAGCAAAAAATGCTCCTGTAAAGCCAAAAAGAGTAAAAATTGCCCAGCGTGACAATAAAAACCCAAAACCCATGTCTGGAGATAATTCCTCAATTTTCACACATGTGGTTGAGGAACCAAAACTAACTCTTATTGATCCATCGTGCAATAATCCAAACACCTGTGGACAAGCTGCTGACAGCAAAGACAAGTAcgaaaaagaaattaaacaagaaGGCAAAGTTGAGATGAGGGGAAAGAAAGGACGAACCGAGACAGAGGATGAACGCCGACAGCGTCTGTCAGTTCACATGGATGAGATCTTAAGAGGGAACATAACGGCAGCCATGGAAATCTTTGACAACTTACGAAAGCAGGAGGAACTTCAGAGTATTCTTAGTCAAGTTGAAGAAGTTGAACAGGATACGAGCGAGGTTGATGTAAGGTCTCTGAGGGGAGTCTTTGAGAACGTCCCTGACTGGGTTGTCAGctcaaataaaaagaaactaaaaaagACTAAAGTAGAAAGCAAAGAAGAGAGGTTGCCATTAACGAGAGACAACACTGAAAGCAAGTCCTCAATGGCACATGTTTTTGGAGATCTTGAGCGAGCCAGTGAAGAAATCATGAATCTAAAAGAACAGACTTTAGCCAGACTTATGGACATAGAGGAAGCCATAAAGAAGGCTCTTTATTCTGTCTCTACCTTGAAATCTGACTCAGATATTGCTGGTTTATCATGCCTGTTCAAAGAGTCATTAGGGACAGAGCAAGGATCCCCATCCTTTGGTAGTATTAGCAAAATTAGCATCGGGTCAAGCAGAACAAAATCACTGCAGACACTGGAAAACCCTACAATACAGGGAAACACAGCTCTGCCAGTTAGCCAAGGTACCAGAATTGAAGTAGCCCCTGCAAAACAACGAGCAAGTCCTCCATCTTCACCTGCCTTCATCTCCATCCAGTCGGCTGCTAAAAAGACGGATAAAAAAGAGGTGCCTCCACCAAAGACCACAATCTGCCAGACATGTCAGCACAGCCCAAAGACAGAGGAGAAATTCCGGACAACTAAAACGCTGACATGCAACAGTCCAGCTCAAAACAGAAAAAGGGATCCCAGAAAAGCAGGTCAAACACAATCCTCTTACAACCCAAAACGAGAGCTCAGTGTACTCGAGGTGCAGACTGACCCTGAGGGGAACACTAAAACAGTCACAGAGAATTATGAGAGGACTGATGACCTTGGGAACCGATTTTACTCTTCCAAAACTTCCACTGTTGTCACTGCTCAGCCAGATACTACGACATCCACAAGTCAGGCAGTGGTAAGTCCGGCTATGTATCAGGTCACCAAGTACCCAGAAGTTCTGCTGCCGATCAATCAGAAACCTTAA